A region from the Metopolophium dirhodum isolate CAU chromosome 9, ASM1992520v1, whole genome shotgun sequence genome encodes:
- the LOC132952496 gene encoding uncharacterized protein LOC132952496 yields MKRLRINKMLKAATAAFEPKRLTYGGNMENSNTMSIANNDYLQDKVQTWLETNNNCITVDNTLENMEQLDCQIYNDSDNYFDPNTIEFLIDDDNINDSNAILNTEIPSEIVNHTESNIIQPPIIIVVPQLEVANASTDNMEELILDPEYSENIEVVNGGRKRQKINKRKIDQYNRNIIKPGLVINCIHKDKPFCKVSEIDPQCLNIFKENLRSLKSKIDQDKFIIAMMTVQKPLKTDRRKINETKNNLTDRNTIKYFIPTKEGKIPVCAAVFSSITSISRKRLNIIAKNFQLDLCSPKEKRGGKHENPIDQKVTESIIEHITLFKAKKNVFPISKEKRLLVFLRHMKENQLEFLY; encoded by the exons ATGAAAAGATTACGAATAAACAAAATGCTTAAAGCAGCAACAGCA gcATTTGAACCTAAACGTTTAACATATGGTGGTAACATGGAAAATTCAAATACTATGTCTATAGCAAATAATGATTATCtgcaa GATAAAGTACAAACTTGGCttgaaactaataataattgtattactgtGGACAATACCTTGGAAAATATGGAACAATTAGACTGTCAGATTTAT aatGATTCAGATAACTATTTTGATCCCAATACTATTGAATTCTTGATTGATGATGATAACATCAATGattcaaatgcaattttaaatacaGAGATTCCATCTGAGATAGTTAATCATACAGAATCAAACATAATTCAACcaccaataataattgttgttccACAACTTGAAGTTGCTAATGCATCAACAGATAACATGgaagaattaattttagatcctgaatattcagaaaatattgAAGTTGTAAATGGGGGAAGAAAAAggcaaaaaataaacaaaagaaaaattgatcAATACaacagaaatataattaaacctGGGTTAGTGattaattgtattcataaaGATAAACCATTTTGTAAAGTATCTGAGATTGATCCtcaatgtttaaacatttttaaagaaaaccTACGgtctttaaaatctaaaatagatcAGGATAAATTCATAATAGCAATGATGACTGTACAAAAACCTTTAAAAACAgatagaagaaaaataaatgaaaccaaaaataatttaacagaccgaaacacaataaaatattttattccaacCAAAGAAGGGAAAATTCCTGTGTGTGCTGCAGTATTCAGTTCAATAACCTCTATATCCCGTAAACGTTTGAATATAATTGCTAAAAATTTCCAACTTGACTTATGTAGCCCAAAAGAGAAACGTGGAGGTAAACATGAGAATCCAATAGATCAAAAAGTAACAGAGTCTATAATTGAACATATTACACTATTCAAAgctaagaaaaatgtttttcctATATCCAAGGAAAAAAGACTGTTGGTATTTCTCAGACATATGAAGGAGAACCAATTAGAGTtcctgtattaa